A portion of the Camelus ferus isolate YT-003-E chromosome 16, BCGSAC_Cfer_1.0, whole genome shotgun sequence genome contains these proteins:
- the ICAM2 gene encoding intercellular adhesion molecule 2 has product MRACPTWSADVAWRITEGITFWIKSENETSCRSGEEAFEVHVSPEQLMVKSGGSGVINCSTNCTHPSKGGLETSLDTIVLQKDQQWISFMIFNVSQNSSMRCYFWCSGKLGSKRLNIGVFYLPKQVLLKLQPTRVAVGSPFTIECRVPSVAPLEGLTVTLLRSNEVLHSQTFEGTALSPQEAMVTYSAEAQLEDSSHNFSCQAKMDLRSHGVKVVDSVSDSQALEVFEPVQDNWMVIIVVLSVLLFLVTSVLLCFVFGQQGNHRRRGIHEVQAAWMRLRGTHPAQPA; this is encoded by the exons ATGAGGGCATGCCCGACCTGGTCAGCAGATGTGGCCTGGCGGATAACAGAGGGCATCACCTTCTGGatcaaaagtgaaaatgaaacctCTTGCA GGTCTGGTGAGGAGGCATTCGAGGTACACGTGTCACCAGAGCAGCTGATGGTGAAGTCCGGAGGGTCTGGGGTGATTAACTGTAGTACCAACTGTACCCACCCTAGCAAGGGTGGTCTGGAGACCAGCCTAGACACAATTGTCCTTCAAAAAGACCAACAGTGGATATCGTTTATGATCTTCAACGTCTCCCAGAATTCGAGTATGCGTTGCTATTTCTGGTGTTCCGGGAAGCTGGGGTCCAAGAGGCTCAACATCGGAGTGTTCT aCCTTCCAAAGCAAGTGCTGCTGAAGCTGCAGCCCACGCGGGTGGCCGTAGGGAGCCCGTTCACCATCGAGTGCAGGGTGCCCTCCGTGGCGCCCCTCGAGGGCCTCACTGTCACCTTGCTCCGTAGCAATGAGGTCTTGCACAGCCAGACCTTTGAGGGGACAGCACTTTCCCCTCAAGAGGCCATGGTCACGTACAGCGCTGAGGCTCAGCTGGAAGACAGCTCCCACAACTTCTCCTGCCAGGCCAAGATGGACCTGCGGTCTCACGGCGTGAAGGTCGTTGACAGCGTCTCAGACTCCCAGGCGCTGGAGGTCTTTG agcctgTGCAAGACAACTGGATGGTGATCATCGTGGTCCTGTCAGTGCTGCTTTTCCTTGTGACATCCGTCCTGCTCTGCTTTGTCTTCGGCCAGCAGGGTAACCATAGGCGGAGAGGTATCCACGAGGTGCAAGCTGCTTGGATGAGGCTGAGAGGGACCCACCCAGCACAGCCTGCCTGA